Proteins co-encoded in one Arachis stenosperma cultivar V10309 chromosome 7, arast.V10309.gnm1.PFL2, whole genome shotgun sequence genomic window:
- the LOC130939188 gene encoding uncharacterized protein LOC130939188 isoform X1 — MDLEVVGRHAMFFDDDAMAAFANSPEALVDWNSLSIDRYDVRHLLSGPLPPRPKRRPPPPSLEADLDYERYLDLPSSSSEDQDQAPDADLEAGNSAGFHAVAFSYENPNESAVIKDDDTETGFHPQFPVPENLLNNLPPNEKVHQIISRTAMFVSKHGSQSEIVLRVKQGDNPTFGFLMPDHRLHSYFRYLVDHQELLTIDNNGNSSMDKNRSQGLDQTGGALSLLGSVYGSGEDEEGTNENTQEVERKVCEDSVGAANNASMETEQAESSSDAAKKDGSISKNPVSSLKEKVPVIKRNHSISNVKAVAASKEKTSDASDSVTNAADKSHTPVPNTTKISLPIVEPPSDLKRAIEKIAEFIVNNGKQFEAVLAEQDRAHGRFPFLVPSNRYHTYYLKVLQTTEESKLSGKVSQKQNSAGRAGERNTVREESDKHSCGSLGSDLPCDKDRKEKFKMIVGSKSKKDDQDQIPQDNQSQNVVSVNATAAAAILQAATRGIKKPNLELFSKTSSGNGQGLGSDGGHLSSTGSLYSSQLQRLVESSNLKVDISGSARAIAETVAIAAAREADSSEAHMTKEEKLKADRLKRAKMFAAMLKNGVAPVKSETTRGLSVDPPGSGLSGSDAEAGSLVGKEREGSSVPFDVDNSDRSQKSEEKHSVDNSDTSHKSKEKLAVDNNEQQKSKRKYRSRSGKQEVEEEEEEEEENTEDKRDHKQSRKKHRSHRSSHSSHDRHKHKHKRKHSSSKDRYSHKRHKDDSSSDEEDHHSRHHKKDSSDDDKYRSSRQRHKENNTSDNEHRRTRHRNKHYSSSDDDEQSHRSRNVKHRSRYHAEKERDLEEGEIVAKSDKSKAKEVGSDSREASVARVPSQSPETTEVSDELRAKIRAMLMANL; from the exons ATGCTGATTTAGAAGCTGGGAATTCAGCTGGCTTTCATGCTGTTGCATTTTCATATGAGAATCCCAACGAGTCCGCTGTGATAAAGGACGATGACACTGAGACTGGTTTTCATCCTCAATTCCCAGTGCCAGAGAACTTGCTCAATAACCTG CCTCCAAATGAGAAGGTCCATCAGATTATTTCAAGGACTGCAATGTTTGTCAGCAAACATGGAAGCCAGTCAGAGATTGTTCTTCGAGTGAAACAAGGAGATAATCCTACATTTGGGTTCCTCATGCCTGATCATCGTCTTCATTCATACTTTAGGTATCTTGTTGATCATCAAGAACTTCTGACAATTGACAATAATGGAAATTCATCTATGGACAAGAATAGAAGTCAGGGTCTTGATCAAACAGGTGGTGCATTATCCTTGCTTGGATCTGTATATGGATCTGGAGAGGATGAGGAGGGTACAAACGAGAATACTCAGGAAGTAGAGAGAAAGGTGTGTGAGGATTCTGTTGGTGCTGCTAATAATGCTTCCATGGAAACAGAGCAAGCAGAATCTTCTTCAGATGCAGCAAAGAAGGATGGAAGCATCTCTAAAAATCCAGTATCCTCTTTGAAAGAAAAAGTTCCCGTCATAAAGCGCAATCATTCTATCAGCAATGTCAAGGCAGTAGCTGCATCTAAGGAAAAGACAAGTGATGCCTCAGATTCAGTGACTAATGCAGCGGACAAGTCACATACTCCTGTTCCTAATACAACTAAGATTAGTCTCCCTATCGTGGAACCACCATCTGACTTAAAGAGAGCTATTGAGAAGATAGCTGAGTTCATCGTAAATAATGGCAAACAGTTTGAGGCCGTTCTTGCTGAACAGGACCGTGCTCATGGAAGGTTCCCATTCCTTGTGCCGTCAAATCGATATCATACATACTATTTGAAAGTTCTTCAAACTACTGAAGAG TCTAAGTTATCAGGCAAGGTCTCCCAAAAGCAGAATTCAGCAGGTCGTGCAGGTGAAAGAAACACTGTACGCGAAGAAAGTGATAAACATTCATGTGGATCCCTGGGTTCTGATCTACCATGTGATAAGGACCGGAAGGAGAAGTTCAAGATGATTGTTGGCAGCAAGTCAAAGAAGGATGATCAAGATCAGATTCCTCAAGACAATCAGTCTCAAAATGTAGTAAGCGTGAATGCAACAGCAGCAGCAGCTATTCTTCAGGCTGCCACTAGGGGTATTAAAAAACCAAATTTAGAACTCTTCAGCAAGACATCAAGCGGTAATGGCCAAGGTCTTGGAAGTGATGGTGGCCATTTGTCCAGCACTGGGAGCTTGTATTCATCTCAACTCCAGCGATTGGTTGAAAGTTCAAATCTGAAGGTAGACATAAGTGGTTCTGCCCGGGCTATTGCTGAAACAGTAGCTATTGCAGCAGCGCGGGAGGCGGACTCCTCTGAAGCACATATGACCAAAGAGGAGAAGCTGAAGGCTGATAGATTGAAACGAGCAAAAATGTTTGCAGCCATGTTAAAAAATGGAGTTGCTCCAGTTAAAAGTGAGACCACTCGGGGGTTATCAGTTGATCCCCCAGGCTCTGGACTTTCAGGTTCTGATGCTGAGGCTGGGAGTCTTGTGGGTAAAGAAAGGGAAGGAAGTTCTGTTCCATTTGATGTTGATAATTCAGATAGAAGTCAAAAGTCTGAGGAGAAGCATTCTGTTGATAATTCTGATACAAGTCACAAGTCCAAGGAAAAACTCGCCGTTGATAATAACGAGCAGCAGAAATCCAAACGGAAGTACCGGTCAAGATCTGGAAAACAGGAagtggaggaggaggaggaggaggaggaagaaaacACAGAAGACAAAAGGGATCACAAACAATCGAGAAAAAAGCATCGATCTCATCGATCTTCACACAGCAGCCACGACAGGCACAAGCACAAGCACAAGAGAAAACATTCCTCCTCCAAAGACAGGTATTCCCACAAAAGGCATAAGGATGACAGCTCCTCCGACGAAGAGGATCACCACTCGAGGCATCATAAAAAAGATAGCTCTGATGATGATAAGTATCGTTCGTCCCGGCAACGGCATAAAGAGAATAACACATCAGACAACGAACATAGACGTACCCGGCATCGGAATAAGCATTACAGTTCATCAGACGATGATGAACAAAGTCATAGAAGCAGAAATGTAAAGCACAGGAGCAGATATCATGCAGAAAAGGAAAGGGACCTTGAGGAAGGGGAGATAGTAGCGAAATCAGACAAGTCAAAAGCCAAAGAGGTTGGAAGTGATAGCAGGGAGGCTTCTGTTGCAAGGGTACCATCCCAATCTCCAGAAACAACTGAGGTCTCTGATGAGCTTAGAGCCAAAATAAGAGCCATGTTGATGGCCAACTTGTAA
- the LOC130939188 gene encoding uncharacterized protein LOC130939188 isoform X2: MECYLLRFLCPNTNADLEAGNSAGFHAVAFSYENPNESAVIKDDDTETGFHPQFPVPENLLNNLPPNEKVHQIISRTAMFVSKHGSQSEIVLRVKQGDNPTFGFLMPDHRLHSYFRYLVDHQELLTIDNNGNSSMDKNRSQGLDQTGGALSLLGSVYGSGEDEEGTNENTQEVERKVCEDSVGAANNASMETEQAESSSDAAKKDGSISKNPVSSLKEKVPVIKRNHSISNVKAVAASKEKTSDASDSVTNAADKSHTPVPNTTKISLPIVEPPSDLKRAIEKIAEFIVNNGKQFEAVLAEQDRAHGRFPFLVPSNRYHTYYLKVLQTTEESKLSGKVSQKQNSAGRAGERNTVREESDKHSCGSLGSDLPCDKDRKEKFKMIVGSKSKKDDQDQIPQDNQSQNVVSVNATAAAAILQAATRGIKKPNLELFSKTSSGNGQGLGSDGGHLSSTGSLYSSQLQRLVESSNLKVDISGSARAIAETVAIAAAREADSSEAHMTKEEKLKADRLKRAKMFAAMLKNGVAPVKSETTRGLSVDPPGSGLSGSDAEAGSLVGKEREGSSVPFDVDNSDRSQKSEEKHSVDNSDTSHKSKEKLAVDNNEQQKSKRKYRSRSGKQEVEEEEEEEEENTEDKRDHKQSRKKHRSHRSSHSSHDRHKHKHKRKHSSSKDRYSHKRHKDDSSSDEEDHHSRHHKKDSSDDDKYRSSRQRHKENNTSDNEHRRTRHRNKHYSSSDDDEQSHRSRNVKHRSRYHAEKERDLEEGEIVAKSDKSKAKEVGSDSREASVARVPSQSPETTEVSDELRAKIRAMLMANL; this comes from the exons ATGCTGATTTAGAAGCTGGGAATTCAGCTGGCTTTCATGCTGTTGCATTTTCATATGAGAATCCCAACGAGTCCGCTGTGATAAAGGACGATGACACTGAGACTGGTTTTCATCCTCAATTCCCAGTGCCAGAGAACTTGCTCAATAACCTG CCTCCAAATGAGAAGGTCCATCAGATTATTTCAAGGACTGCAATGTTTGTCAGCAAACATGGAAGCCAGTCAGAGATTGTTCTTCGAGTGAAACAAGGAGATAATCCTACATTTGGGTTCCTCATGCCTGATCATCGTCTTCATTCATACTTTAGGTATCTTGTTGATCATCAAGAACTTCTGACAATTGACAATAATGGAAATTCATCTATGGACAAGAATAGAAGTCAGGGTCTTGATCAAACAGGTGGTGCATTATCCTTGCTTGGATCTGTATATGGATCTGGAGAGGATGAGGAGGGTACAAACGAGAATACTCAGGAAGTAGAGAGAAAGGTGTGTGAGGATTCTGTTGGTGCTGCTAATAATGCTTCCATGGAAACAGAGCAAGCAGAATCTTCTTCAGATGCAGCAAAGAAGGATGGAAGCATCTCTAAAAATCCAGTATCCTCTTTGAAAGAAAAAGTTCCCGTCATAAAGCGCAATCATTCTATCAGCAATGTCAAGGCAGTAGCTGCATCTAAGGAAAAGACAAGTGATGCCTCAGATTCAGTGACTAATGCAGCGGACAAGTCACATACTCCTGTTCCTAATACAACTAAGATTAGTCTCCCTATCGTGGAACCACCATCTGACTTAAAGAGAGCTATTGAGAAGATAGCTGAGTTCATCGTAAATAATGGCAAACAGTTTGAGGCCGTTCTTGCTGAACAGGACCGTGCTCATGGAAGGTTCCCATTCCTTGTGCCGTCAAATCGATATCATACATACTATTTGAAAGTTCTTCAAACTACTGAAGAG TCTAAGTTATCAGGCAAGGTCTCCCAAAAGCAGAATTCAGCAGGTCGTGCAGGTGAAAGAAACACTGTACGCGAAGAAAGTGATAAACATTCATGTGGATCCCTGGGTTCTGATCTACCATGTGATAAGGACCGGAAGGAGAAGTTCAAGATGATTGTTGGCAGCAAGTCAAAGAAGGATGATCAAGATCAGATTCCTCAAGACAATCAGTCTCAAAATGTAGTAAGCGTGAATGCAACAGCAGCAGCAGCTATTCTTCAGGCTGCCACTAGGGGTATTAAAAAACCAAATTTAGAACTCTTCAGCAAGACATCAAGCGGTAATGGCCAAGGTCTTGGAAGTGATGGTGGCCATTTGTCCAGCACTGGGAGCTTGTATTCATCTCAACTCCAGCGATTGGTTGAAAGTTCAAATCTGAAGGTAGACATAAGTGGTTCTGCCCGGGCTATTGCTGAAACAGTAGCTATTGCAGCAGCGCGGGAGGCGGACTCCTCTGAAGCACATATGACCAAAGAGGAGAAGCTGAAGGCTGATAGATTGAAACGAGCAAAAATGTTTGCAGCCATGTTAAAAAATGGAGTTGCTCCAGTTAAAAGTGAGACCACTCGGGGGTTATCAGTTGATCCCCCAGGCTCTGGACTTTCAGGTTCTGATGCTGAGGCTGGGAGTCTTGTGGGTAAAGAAAGGGAAGGAAGTTCTGTTCCATTTGATGTTGATAATTCAGATAGAAGTCAAAAGTCTGAGGAGAAGCATTCTGTTGATAATTCTGATACAAGTCACAAGTCCAAGGAAAAACTCGCCGTTGATAATAACGAGCAGCAGAAATCCAAACGGAAGTACCGGTCAAGATCTGGAAAACAGGAagtggaggaggaggaggaggaggaggaagaaaacACAGAAGACAAAAGGGATCACAAACAATCGAGAAAAAAGCATCGATCTCATCGATCTTCACACAGCAGCCACGACAGGCACAAGCACAAGCACAAGAGAAAACATTCCTCCTCCAAAGACAGGTATTCCCACAAAAGGCATAAGGATGACAGCTCCTCCGACGAAGAGGATCACCACTCGAGGCATCATAAAAAAGATAGCTCTGATGATGATAAGTATCGTTCGTCCCGGCAACGGCATAAAGAGAATAACACATCAGACAACGAACATAGACGTACCCGGCATCGGAATAAGCATTACAGTTCATCAGACGATGATGAACAAAGTCATAGAAGCAGAAATGTAAAGCACAGGAGCAGATATCATGCAGAAAAGGAAAGGGACCTTGAGGAAGGGGAGATAGTAGCGAAATCAGACAAGTCAAAAGCCAAAGAGGTTGGAAGTGATAGCAGGGAGGCTTCTGTTGCAAGGGTACCATCCCAATCTCCAGAAACAACTGAGGTCTCTGATGAGCTTAGAGCCAAAATAAGAGCCATGTTGATGGCCAACTTGTAA
- the LOC130939188 gene encoding uncharacterized protein LOC130939188 isoform X3, giving the protein MKTFLHKVVFLDLYDYPSICEPPNEKVHQIISRTAMFVSKHGSQSEIVLRVKQGDNPTFGFLMPDHRLHSYFRYLVDHQELLTIDNNGNSSMDKNRSQGLDQTGGALSLLGSVYGSGEDEEGTNENTQEVERKVCEDSVGAANNASMETEQAESSSDAAKKDGSISKNPVSSLKEKVPVIKRNHSISNVKAVAASKEKTSDASDSVTNAADKSHTPVPNTTKISLPIVEPPSDLKRAIEKIAEFIVNNGKQFEAVLAEQDRAHGRFPFLVPSNRYHTYYLKVLQTTEESKLSGKVSQKQNSAGRAGERNTVREESDKHSCGSLGSDLPCDKDRKEKFKMIVGSKSKKDDQDQIPQDNQSQNVVSVNATAAAAILQAATRGIKKPNLELFSKTSSGNGQGLGSDGGHLSSTGSLYSSQLQRLVESSNLKVDISGSARAIAETVAIAAAREADSSEAHMTKEEKLKADRLKRAKMFAAMLKNGVAPVKSETTRGLSVDPPGSGLSGSDAEAGSLVGKEREGSSVPFDVDNSDRSQKSEEKHSVDNSDTSHKSKEKLAVDNNEQQKSKRKYRSRSGKQEVEEEEEEEEENTEDKRDHKQSRKKHRSHRSSHSSHDRHKHKHKRKHSSSKDRYSHKRHKDDSSSDEEDHHSRHHKKDSSDDDKYRSSRQRHKENNTSDNEHRRTRHRNKHYSSSDDDEQSHRSRNVKHRSRYHAEKERDLEEGEIVAKSDKSKAKEVGSDSREASVARVPSQSPETTEVSDELRAKIRAMLMANL; this is encoded by the exons ATGAAAACATTTCTACATAAAGTTGTGTTTCTTGATCTTTATGATTATCCAAGTATATGTGAG CCTCCAAATGAGAAGGTCCATCAGATTATTTCAAGGACTGCAATGTTTGTCAGCAAACATGGAAGCCAGTCAGAGATTGTTCTTCGAGTGAAACAAGGAGATAATCCTACATTTGGGTTCCTCATGCCTGATCATCGTCTTCATTCATACTTTAGGTATCTTGTTGATCATCAAGAACTTCTGACAATTGACAATAATGGAAATTCATCTATGGACAAGAATAGAAGTCAGGGTCTTGATCAAACAGGTGGTGCATTATCCTTGCTTGGATCTGTATATGGATCTGGAGAGGATGAGGAGGGTACAAACGAGAATACTCAGGAAGTAGAGAGAAAGGTGTGTGAGGATTCTGTTGGTGCTGCTAATAATGCTTCCATGGAAACAGAGCAAGCAGAATCTTCTTCAGATGCAGCAAAGAAGGATGGAAGCATCTCTAAAAATCCAGTATCCTCTTTGAAAGAAAAAGTTCCCGTCATAAAGCGCAATCATTCTATCAGCAATGTCAAGGCAGTAGCTGCATCTAAGGAAAAGACAAGTGATGCCTCAGATTCAGTGACTAATGCAGCGGACAAGTCACATACTCCTGTTCCTAATACAACTAAGATTAGTCTCCCTATCGTGGAACCACCATCTGACTTAAAGAGAGCTATTGAGAAGATAGCTGAGTTCATCGTAAATAATGGCAAACAGTTTGAGGCCGTTCTTGCTGAACAGGACCGTGCTCATGGAAGGTTCCCATTCCTTGTGCCGTCAAATCGATATCATACATACTATTTGAAAGTTCTTCAAACTACTGAAGAG TCTAAGTTATCAGGCAAGGTCTCCCAAAAGCAGAATTCAGCAGGTCGTGCAGGTGAAAGAAACACTGTACGCGAAGAAAGTGATAAACATTCATGTGGATCCCTGGGTTCTGATCTACCATGTGATAAGGACCGGAAGGAGAAGTTCAAGATGATTGTTGGCAGCAAGTCAAAGAAGGATGATCAAGATCAGATTCCTCAAGACAATCAGTCTCAAAATGTAGTAAGCGTGAATGCAACAGCAGCAGCAGCTATTCTTCAGGCTGCCACTAGGGGTATTAAAAAACCAAATTTAGAACTCTTCAGCAAGACATCAAGCGGTAATGGCCAAGGTCTTGGAAGTGATGGTGGCCATTTGTCCAGCACTGGGAGCTTGTATTCATCTCAACTCCAGCGATTGGTTGAAAGTTCAAATCTGAAGGTAGACATAAGTGGTTCTGCCCGGGCTATTGCTGAAACAGTAGCTATTGCAGCAGCGCGGGAGGCGGACTCCTCTGAAGCACATATGACCAAAGAGGAGAAGCTGAAGGCTGATAGATTGAAACGAGCAAAAATGTTTGCAGCCATGTTAAAAAATGGAGTTGCTCCAGTTAAAAGTGAGACCACTCGGGGGTTATCAGTTGATCCCCCAGGCTCTGGACTTTCAGGTTCTGATGCTGAGGCTGGGAGTCTTGTGGGTAAAGAAAGGGAAGGAAGTTCTGTTCCATTTGATGTTGATAATTCAGATAGAAGTCAAAAGTCTGAGGAGAAGCATTCTGTTGATAATTCTGATACAAGTCACAAGTCCAAGGAAAAACTCGCCGTTGATAATAACGAGCAGCAGAAATCCAAACGGAAGTACCGGTCAAGATCTGGAAAACAGGAagtggaggaggaggaggaggaggaggaagaaaacACAGAAGACAAAAGGGATCACAAACAATCGAGAAAAAAGCATCGATCTCATCGATCTTCACACAGCAGCCACGACAGGCACAAGCACAAGCACAAGAGAAAACATTCCTCCTCCAAAGACAGGTATTCCCACAAAAGGCATAAGGATGACAGCTCCTCCGACGAAGAGGATCACCACTCGAGGCATCATAAAAAAGATAGCTCTGATGATGATAAGTATCGTTCGTCCCGGCAACGGCATAAAGAGAATAACACATCAGACAACGAACATAGACGTACCCGGCATCGGAATAAGCATTACAGTTCATCAGACGATGATGAACAAAGTCATAGAAGCAGAAATGTAAAGCACAGGAGCAGATATCATGCAGAAAAGGAAAGGGACCTTGAGGAAGGGGAGATAGTAGCGAAATCAGACAAGTCAAAAGCCAAAGAGGTTGGAAGTGATAGCAGGGAGGCTTCTGTTGCAAGGGTACCATCCCAATCTCCAGAAACAACTGAGGTCTCTGATGAGCTTAGAGCCAAAATAAGAGCCATGTTGATGGCCAACTTGTAA
- the LOC130939188 gene encoding uncharacterized protein LOC130939188 isoform X4: MFVSKHGSQSEIVLRVKQGDNPTFGFLMPDHRLHSYFRYLVDHQELLTIDNNGNSSMDKNRSQGLDQTGGALSLLGSVYGSGEDEEGTNENTQEVERKVCEDSVGAANNASMETEQAESSSDAAKKDGSISKNPVSSLKEKVPVIKRNHSISNVKAVAASKEKTSDASDSVTNAADKSHTPVPNTTKISLPIVEPPSDLKRAIEKIAEFIVNNGKQFEAVLAEQDRAHGRFPFLVPSNRYHTYYLKVLQTTEESKLSGKVSQKQNSAGRAGERNTVREESDKHSCGSLGSDLPCDKDRKEKFKMIVGSKSKKDDQDQIPQDNQSQNVVSVNATAAAAILQAATRGIKKPNLELFSKTSSGNGQGLGSDGGHLSSTGSLYSSQLQRLVESSNLKVDISGSARAIAETVAIAAAREADSSEAHMTKEEKLKADRLKRAKMFAAMLKNGVAPVKSETTRGLSVDPPGSGLSGSDAEAGSLVGKEREGSSVPFDVDNSDRSQKSEEKHSVDNSDTSHKSKEKLAVDNNEQQKSKRKYRSRSGKQEVEEEEEEEEENTEDKRDHKQSRKKHRSHRSSHSSHDRHKHKHKRKHSSSKDRYSHKRHKDDSSSDEEDHHSRHHKKDSSDDDKYRSSRQRHKENNTSDNEHRRTRHRNKHYSSSDDDEQSHRSRNVKHRSRYHAEKERDLEEGEIVAKSDKSKAKEVGSDSREASVARVPSQSPETTEVSDELRAKIRAMLMANL, from the exons ATGTTTGTCAGCAAACATGGAAGCCAGTCAGAGATTGTTCTTCGAGTGAAACAAGGAGATAATCCTACATTTGGGTTCCTCATGCCTGATCATCGTCTTCATTCATACTTTAGGTATCTTGTTGATCATCAAGAACTTCTGACAATTGACAATAATGGAAATTCATCTATGGACAAGAATAGAAGTCAGGGTCTTGATCAAACAGGTGGTGCATTATCCTTGCTTGGATCTGTATATGGATCTGGAGAGGATGAGGAGGGTACAAACGAGAATACTCAGGAAGTAGAGAGAAAGGTGTGTGAGGATTCTGTTGGTGCTGCTAATAATGCTTCCATGGAAACAGAGCAAGCAGAATCTTCTTCAGATGCAGCAAAGAAGGATGGAAGCATCTCTAAAAATCCAGTATCCTCTTTGAAAGAAAAAGTTCCCGTCATAAAGCGCAATCATTCTATCAGCAATGTCAAGGCAGTAGCTGCATCTAAGGAAAAGACAAGTGATGCCTCAGATTCAGTGACTAATGCAGCGGACAAGTCACATACTCCTGTTCCTAATACAACTAAGATTAGTCTCCCTATCGTGGAACCACCATCTGACTTAAAGAGAGCTATTGAGAAGATAGCTGAGTTCATCGTAAATAATGGCAAACAGTTTGAGGCCGTTCTTGCTGAACAGGACCGTGCTCATGGAAGGTTCCCATTCCTTGTGCCGTCAAATCGATATCATACATACTATTTGAAAGTTCTTCAAACTACTGAAGAG TCTAAGTTATCAGGCAAGGTCTCCCAAAAGCAGAATTCAGCAGGTCGTGCAGGTGAAAGAAACACTGTACGCGAAGAAAGTGATAAACATTCATGTGGATCCCTGGGTTCTGATCTACCATGTGATAAGGACCGGAAGGAGAAGTTCAAGATGATTGTTGGCAGCAAGTCAAAGAAGGATGATCAAGATCAGATTCCTCAAGACAATCAGTCTCAAAATGTAGTAAGCGTGAATGCAACAGCAGCAGCAGCTATTCTTCAGGCTGCCACTAGGGGTATTAAAAAACCAAATTTAGAACTCTTCAGCAAGACATCAAGCGGTAATGGCCAAGGTCTTGGAAGTGATGGTGGCCATTTGTCCAGCACTGGGAGCTTGTATTCATCTCAACTCCAGCGATTGGTTGAAAGTTCAAATCTGAAGGTAGACATAAGTGGTTCTGCCCGGGCTATTGCTGAAACAGTAGCTATTGCAGCAGCGCGGGAGGCGGACTCCTCTGAAGCACATATGACCAAAGAGGAGAAGCTGAAGGCTGATAGATTGAAACGAGCAAAAATGTTTGCAGCCATGTTAAAAAATGGAGTTGCTCCAGTTAAAAGTGAGACCACTCGGGGGTTATCAGTTGATCCCCCAGGCTCTGGACTTTCAGGTTCTGATGCTGAGGCTGGGAGTCTTGTGGGTAAAGAAAGGGAAGGAAGTTCTGTTCCATTTGATGTTGATAATTCAGATAGAAGTCAAAAGTCTGAGGAGAAGCATTCTGTTGATAATTCTGATACAAGTCACAAGTCCAAGGAAAAACTCGCCGTTGATAATAACGAGCAGCAGAAATCCAAACGGAAGTACCGGTCAAGATCTGGAAAACAGGAagtggaggaggaggaggaggaggaggaagaaaacACAGAAGACAAAAGGGATCACAAACAATCGAGAAAAAAGCATCGATCTCATCGATCTTCACACAGCAGCCACGACAGGCACAAGCACAAGCACAAGAGAAAACATTCCTCCTCCAAAGACAGGTATTCCCACAAAAGGCATAAGGATGACAGCTCCTCCGACGAAGAGGATCACCACTCGAGGCATCATAAAAAAGATAGCTCTGATGATGATAAGTATCGTTCGTCCCGGCAACGGCATAAAGAGAATAACACATCAGACAACGAACATAGACGTACCCGGCATCGGAATAAGCATTACAGTTCATCAGACGATGATGAACAAAGTCATAGAAGCAGAAATGTAAAGCACAGGAGCAGATATCATGCAGAAAAGGAAAGGGACCTTGAGGAAGGGGAGATAGTAGCGAAATCAGACAAGTCAAAAGCCAAAGAGGTTGGAAGTGATAGCAGGGAGGCTTCTGTTGCAAGGGTACCATCCCAATCTCCAGAAACAACTGAGGTCTCTGATGAGCTTAGAGCCAAAATAAGAGCCATGTTGATGGCCAACTTGTAA